In Spinacia oleracea cultivar Varoflay chromosome 5, BTI_SOV_V1, whole genome shotgun sequence, a single window of DNA contains:
- the LOC110800321 gene encoding farnesyl pyrophosphate synthase 1, translating to MEGEKDGRERFREVYQVLKMELLQDPAFEYDHVSRQWLHQMLDYNVPAGKMNRGLSVIESYRLLNDGKQIPEDAIFRAFVLGWCIQWLVGCVLVLDDILDSSHTRRGQPCWFRLPKVGMIAVNDGILLWNHIHRILRKHFRDQPYYADLLDLFNEVEFQTACGEMIDLITTLEGEKDLLKYTPTLHRRISQYKTAYGTFYLPFACALLMLGEKLNDYDDVKDILLEMGIYFQVQDDYLDCFGDPEKSGKIGSDIEDFKCSWLVVKALEVSNEEQKKLLLDNYGKADPANVGAVKSLYEDLNLQGIFVEYEIDVYEKLTISIEALPGKAVQAVLKSYMSKIFKRQK from the exons ATGGAGGGAGAGAAGGACGGGAGAGAAAGATTTAGAGAAGTATATCAAGTTCTGAAGATGGAGTTGCTGCAAGATCCTGCCTTTGAGTATGACCATGTCTCCCGTCAATGGCTCCATCAG ATGCTGGATTATAATGTTCCTGCAG GAAAAATGAATAGGGGTCTGTCTGTAATTGAGAGCTACAGGTTACTAAATGACGGGAAACAAATCCCTGAAGATGCCATTTTTCGCGCTTTTGTTCTTGGCTGGTGCATTCAATGG CTGGTGGGGTGTGTTCTTGTTCTCGATGATATTTTGGATAGTTCTCACACTAGGCGTGGCCAGCCTTGTTGGTTTAGATTGCCTAAG GTTGGCATGATCGCTGTCAACGATGGCATTCTACTTTGGAATCATATTCACAGGATTCTTAGGAAACACTTTAGAGATCAACCTTACTATGCAGATCTCCTTGATTTATTCAATGAG GTAGAGTTCCAGACAGCTTGTGGAGAAATGATTGATCTGATAACTACACTCGAAGGGGAGAAAGATTTGTTGAAATACACTCCAACCCT TCATCGACGCATCAGTCAGTACAAGACTGCATATGGAACATTTTATCTACCA TTTGCATGTGCTCTGCTCATGTTAGGTGAAAAGCTGAATGACTACGATGACGTGAAGGACATCCTTCTTGAGATGGGCATCTACTTCCAAGTTCAG GATGATTATTTAGACTGCTTTGGTGATCCCGAAAAGAGTGGCAAG ATTGGATCAGACATTGAAGACTTTAAGTGTTCTTGGTTGGTGGTGAAAGCTTTAGAAGTTTCCAACGAGGAGCAGAAGAAACTGTTATTG GATAACTACGGGAAAGCGGATCCAGCAAATGTTGGTGCTGTGAAATCTCTGTATGAAGACCTCAATCTTCag GGTATCTTTGTTGAATATGAGATTGATGTATATGAGAAGCTAACAATCAGCATTGAAGCTCTACCGGGCAAAGCCGTGCAAGCAGTGCTGAAGTCTTACATGAGTAAAATATTCAAGAGGCAGAAATAG